One segment of Opisthocomus hoazin isolate bOpiHoa1 chromosome 22, bOpiHoa1.hap1, whole genome shotgun sequence DNA contains the following:
- the C22H5orf24 gene encoding UPF0461 protein C5orf24 homolog isoform X1 yields MLRTLLFAIAYREKSQKMMHPVASSNAAFCGTGKSSCLNEDTVRSADQFDLYATQQSKYSHAVSHKPIACQRQDALNESHLQATSGRNIETKDELKKKKNLNRSGKRGRPSGTTKSAGYRTSTGRPLGTTKAAGFKTSPGRPLGTTKAAGYKVSPGRPPGSIKALSRLANLSYTCGSAAFPYPMVHNRGVHAAGETSSKMKQPNE; encoded by the exons ATGCTCAGAACCCTCCTGTTTGCAATTGCGTATCGTGAAAAATCTCAG aaaatgaTGCACCCTGTTGCCAGCAGCAATGCAGCGTTCTGTGGGACCGGCAAGAGTTCTTGCCTTAACGAAGACACCGTGAGATCTGCCGATCAGTTTGACTTGTATGCCACGCAGCAAAGTAAATACAGCCACGCAGTCAGCCACAAACCCATTGCGTGCCAGAGACAAGACGCGTTGAACGAATCGCACTTGCAGGCCACAAGTGGCAGGAATATAGAGACAAAAGACgaactaaagaaaaagaaaaacctcaacCGATCTGGGAAACGTGGAAGGCCGTCAGGGACCACAAAATCAGCAGGGTACCGAACCAGCACAGGTCGACCCCTGGGGACCACCAAAGCAGCTGGATTTAAGACAAGTCCAGGCAGACCCTTGGGTACAACTAAAGCAGCAGGATACAAAGTCAGCCCAGGCAGACCTCCAGGTAGCATTAAAGCTCTATCACGGCTTGCAAATCTAAGTTATACGTGTGGCAGTGCAGCTTTTCCCTATCCTATGGTGCATAACAGAGGAGTACATGCTGCTGGGGAAACTAGCAGCAAAATGAAACAGCCTAATGAATGA
- the C22H5orf24 gene encoding UPF0461 protein C5orf24 homolog isoform X2, which produces MMHPVASSNAAFCGTGKSSCLNEDTVRSADQFDLYATQQSKYSHAVSHKPIACQRQDALNESHLQATSGRNIETKDELKKKKNLNRSGKRGRPSGTTKSAGYRTSTGRPLGTTKAAGFKTSPGRPLGTTKAAGYKVSPGRPPGSIKALSRLANLSYTCGSAAFPYPMVHNRGVHAAGETSSKMKQPNE; this is translated from the coding sequence atgaTGCACCCTGTTGCCAGCAGCAATGCAGCGTTCTGTGGGACCGGCAAGAGTTCTTGCCTTAACGAAGACACCGTGAGATCTGCCGATCAGTTTGACTTGTATGCCACGCAGCAAAGTAAATACAGCCACGCAGTCAGCCACAAACCCATTGCGTGCCAGAGACAAGACGCGTTGAACGAATCGCACTTGCAGGCCACAAGTGGCAGGAATATAGAGACAAAAGACgaactaaagaaaaagaaaaacctcaacCGATCTGGGAAACGTGGAAGGCCGTCAGGGACCACAAAATCAGCAGGGTACCGAACCAGCACAGGTCGACCCCTGGGGACCACCAAAGCAGCTGGATTTAAGACAAGTCCAGGCAGACCCTTGGGTACAACTAAAGCAGCAGGATACAAAGTCAGCCCAGGCAGACCTCCAGGTAGCATTAAAGCTCTATCACGGCTTGCAAATCTAAGTTATACGTGTGGCAGTGCAGCTTTTCCCTATCCTATGGTGCATAACAGAGGAGTACATGCTGCTGGGGAAACTAGCAGCAAAATGAAACAGCCTAATGAATGA
- the C22H5orf24 gene encoding UPF0461 protein C5orf24 homolog isoform X3 yields MLRTLLFAIAYREKSQKMMHPVASSNAAFCGTGKSSCLNEDTVRSADQFDLYATQQSKYSHAVSHKPIACQRQDALNESHLQATSGRNIETKDELKKKKNLNRSGKRGRPSGTTKSAGYRTSTGRPLGTTKAAGFKTSPGRPLGTTKAAGYKVSPGRPPGKKQQAFRCSSDA; encoded by the exons ATGCTCAGAACCCTCCTGTTTGCAATTGCGTATCGTGAAAAATCTCAG aaaatgaTGCACCCTGTTGCCAGCAGCAATGCAGCGTTCTGTGGGACCGGCAAGAGTTCTTGCCTTAACGAAGACACCGTGAGATCTGCCGATCAGTTTGACTTGTATGCCACGCAGCAAAGTAAATACAGCCACGCAGTCAGCCACAAACCCATTGCGTGCCAGAGACAAGACGCGTTGAACGAATCGCACTTGCAGGCCACAAGTGGCAGGAATATAGAGACAAAAGACgaactaaagaaaaagaaaaacctcaacCGATCTGGGAAACGTGGAAGGCCGTCAGGGACCACAAAATCAGCAGGGTACCGAACCAGCACAGGTCGACCCCTGGGGACCACCAAAGCAGCTGGATTTAAGACAAGTCCAGGCAGACCCTTGGGTACAACTAAAGCAGCAGGATACAAAGTCAGCCCAGGCAGACCTCCAG gaaaaaagcagcaagccTTCAGGTGTTCCAG